One part of the Paramormyrops kingsleyae isolate MSU_618 chromosome 2, PKINGS_0.4, whole genome shotgun sequence genome encodes these proteins:
- the ciz1b gene encoding cdkn1a interacting zinc finger protein 1b isoform X2, whose amino-acid sequence MFSHHHQQQQQQFHQHLRQLQQLFQHQQPPPPPPPPPPPPPPPSSHHIAHHHHQGNRPLAAAAPAPPPAPPPPRVVNLCSPTPATIIAANPMLQGALLMQQMQGNLRGFAVGGQQFAQFFPAGARPSLLGPVPMGVAIKTPHMGFPPRHYHPQARYFNKDFATRLPLRKRENEQRAAASTDKQPGGSSSREGEADERPADTEQRAEVLDGHEPTSEEQQGEPASKKQKTEGSEAEVEELPGADSGARPDYDGLEEETEPGDCLLLDEGGSTAGTEAVEFVEESRATEVLGVGASLKVTIQQSSESRAFSTGLEELCGPTGGAAVSQSDSKDSAREGGSKFFCYICNITCHNQQNFQSHMNGLAHQQRMMEIQHMSNACLVTLLPRVQDSLQGSRKEGEWKPALQRWCTTCQSHFSGDLIEHRRTKEHKLSKHSSRPFCTVCRRHFRTPRKFVEHMKSPEHKQRVEELREDGGPEVLEELITVDAVGCFEGEEDYEEETNEEEEGEEEAQIHSQIEAGQPAQKEVALEDMADDEQYNSDTQYGSSFVVPVAGFLCRLCHKFYHFESTARLSHCKSLTHFQNLQKYRALRNQEDNVTEDPAESGSCRSTTEDHGAQDEIAHDEKDKVSGEMSDGCTTPASDCSTLVSRISSASPDDAPEKPDGSRQGAVLHLESRSCSDAVLPNPSVTRQASVRTCSKEKIPELAINEPVGSEEDKFTARAETSEGGAPLITGNRVEKDLAQADPQPDATGQDVDGEERSAAGEQEDQVGEAGSVAEDKPAAGRKQAASRRRSARTSRRR is encoded by the exons GCCCTTGGCCGCTGCAGCCCCAGCGCCTCCCCCGGCTCCCCCCCCGCCTCGGGTGGTCAACCTGTGCTCCCCCACCCCGGCCACCATCATCGCTGCCAACCCCATGCTGCAGGGAGCCTTGCTCATGCAGCAAATGCAAG GAAACCTTCGGGGGTTTgcggtgggggggcagcagttCGCGCAGTTCTTCCCCGCCGGGGCCCGGCCTTCGCTTCTCGGCCCCGTTCCTATGGGCGTGGCCATTAAGACCCCCCACATGGGATTTCCCCCTCGACATTACCACCCTCAGGCACGCTATTTCAATAAG GACTTTGCCACGCGGCTTCCCCTGAGGAAGCGTGAAAATGAGCAGAGAGCAGCGGCCAGCACAGATAAGCAGCCTGGAGGGAGCAGCAGCAGGGAGGGCGAGGCCGACGAAAGGCCCGCAGACACAG AGCAGAGAGCGGAGGTGCTGGATGGACACGAGCCCACGTCCGAGGAGCAGCAGGGAGAACCAGCCTCTAAGAAGCAGAAGACTGAAGG GTCTGAGGCTGAAGTAGAGGAGCTTCCAGGGGCAGACAGCGGTGCAAGGCCAGATTATGATGGCCTGGAAGAGGAAACAGAGcctggag ACTGCCTCCTGCTGGATGAGGGGGGAAGTACAGCTGGCACAGAGGCAGTGGAATTTGTGGAAGAAAGCAGAGCGACCGAG GTGTTGGGCGTGGGGGCGTCCCTCAAGGTCACCATCCAGCAGAGCAGCGAGAGCCGTGCCTTCAGCACGGGGCTGGAGGAGCTGTGTGGGCCCACTGGGGGGGCCGCGGTCAGCCAGAGCGACAGCAAGGACTCTGCCAGAGAGGGGGGCAGCAAGTTCTTCTGCTACATCTGCAACATCACTTGCCACAACCAGCAG AACTTCCAGAGCCACATGAACGGCTTGGCCCACCAGCAGCGCATGATGGAGATCCAGCACATGAGCAATGCCTGCCTGGTCACCCTGCTGCCCCGCGTCCAGGACTCCCTGCAGGGCAGCCGCAAGGAGGG GGAGTGGAAGCCGGCTCTGCAGCGGTGGTGTACAACCTGCCAGAGCCACTTCTCTGGAGACCTCATCGAGCACCGCAGGACCAAGGAGCACAAG CTGTCCAAGCACTCGTCGCGGCCCTTCTGCACGGTCTGCAGACGCCACTTCAGGACCCCCCGCAAGTTTGTGGAGCACATGAAGTCACCAGAACACAAGCAGAGGGTggaggag CTGCGGGAGGATGGTGGACCGGAGGTCCTGGAGGAACTGATTACCGTAGATGCGGTGGGATGCTTTGAAGGAGAGGAGGATTATGAGGAGGAGACcaatgaggaggaggaaggggaaGAGGAGGCCCAAATCCACTCTCAGATAGAG GCAGGGCAGCCGGCCCAGAAGGAGGTCGCTCTGGAAGACATGGCGGACGACGAGCAGTACAACTCGGACACTCAGTACG GCTCCAGCTTCGTCGTCCCAGTGGCTGGCTTCCTCTGCAGGCTTTGTCACAAGTTCTACCATTTTGAGTCCACAGCCCGGCTTTCACACTGCAAGTCCCTCACTCACTTTCAGAACCTGCAG AAGTACAGGGCTTTAAGAAATCAGGAGGACAATGTCACAGAGGATCCAGCAGAGTCAGGAAGCTGCAGAAGCACAACAGAAGACCACGGAGCCCAAGATGAAATCGCACACGATGAGAAGGACAAGGTTAGTGGCGAGATGAGTGATGGCTGCACCACGCCCGCCTCGGATTGCAGCACTCTCGTGAGCCGCATATCCTCAGCTAGTCCTGATGACGCACCTGAAAAGCCAGATGGTTCCAGACAAGGCGCAGTGCTGCATTTGGAGAGCCGGAGCTGCAGTGATGCTGTTTTGCCAAACCCCTCTGTCACCAGACAGGCCTCTGTGAGAACCTGCTCCAAAGAGAAGATACCTGAGCTTGCTATAAATGAGCCAGTAGGGTCTGAGGAGGACAAGTTCACAGCTAGAGCAGAGACTTCCGAGGGAGGGGCCCCTCTCATCACGGGCAACAGAGTAGAGAAAGATCTGGCCCAGGCAGATCCACAGCCAGATGCCACTGGCCAGGATGTGGATGGGGAGGAGAGGTCAGCCGCGGGAGAGCAGGAGGATCAGGTGGGGGAGGCCGGATCTGTGGCTGAAGACAAGCCGGCCGCAGGACGCAAACAGGCAGCTTCGAGGAGGAGGTCAGCCAGGACCTCACGGAGACGCTAA
- the ciz1b gene encoding cdkn1a interacting zinc finger protein 1b isoform X1: MFSHHHQQQQQQFHQHLRQLQQLFQHQQPPPPPPPPPPPPPPPSSHHIAHHHHQGNRPLAAAAPAPPPAPPPPRVVNLCSPTPATIIAANPMLQGALLMQQMQGNLRGFAVGGQQFAQFFPAGARPSLLGPVPMGVAIKTPHMGFPPRHYHPQARYFNKDFATRLPLRKRENEQRAAASTDKQPGGSSSREGEADERPADTEQRAEVLDGHEPTSEEQQGEPASKKQKTEGSEAEVEELPGADSGARPDYDGLEEETEPGDCLLLDEGGSTAGTEAVEFVEESRATEVLGVGASLKVTIQQSSESRAFSTGLEELCGPTGGAAVSQSDSKDSAREGGSKFFCYICNITCHNQQNFQSHMNGLAHQQRMMEIQHMSNACLVTLLPRVQDSLQGSRKEGEWKPALQRWCTTCQSHFSGDLIEHRRTKEHKLSKHSSRPFCTVCRRHFRTPRKFVEHMKSPEHKQRVEELREDGGPEVLEELITVDAVGCFEGEEDYEEETNEEEEGEEEAQIHSQIEQAGQPAQKEVALEDMADDEQYNSDTQYGSSFVVPVAGFLCRLCHKFYHFESTARLSHCKSLTHFQNLQKYRALRNQEDNVTEDPAESGSCRSTTEDHGAQDEIAHDEKDKVSGEMSDGCTTPASDCSTLVSRISSASPDDAPEKPDGSRQGAVLHLESRSCSDAVLPNPSVTRQASVRTCSKEKIPELAINEPVGSEEDKFTARAETSEGGAPLITGNRVEKDLAQADPQPDATGQDVDGEERSAAGEQEDQVGEAGSVAEDKPAAGRKQAASRRRSARTSRRR; encoded by the exons GCCCTTGGCCGCTGCAGCCCCAGCGCCTCCCCCGGCTCCCCCCCCGCCTCGGGTGGTCAACCTGTGCTCCCCCACCCCGGCCACCATCATCGCTGCCAACCCCATGCTGCAGGGAGCCTTGCTCATGCAGCAAATGCAAG GAAACCTTCGGGGGTTTgcggtgggggggcagcagttCGCGCAGTTCTTCCCCGCCGGGGCCCGGCCTTCGCTTCTCGGCCCCGTTCCTATGGGCGTGGCCATTAAGACCCCCCACATGGGATTTCCCCCTCGACATTACCACCCTCAGGCACGCTATTTCAATAAG GACTTTGCCACGCGGCTTCCCCTGAGGAAGCGTGAAAATGAGCAGAGAGCAGCGGCCAGCACAGATAAGCAGCCTGGAGGGAGCAGCAGCAGGGAGGGCGAGGCCGACGAAAGGCCCGCAGACACAG AGCAGAGAGCGGAGGTGCTGGATGGACACGAGCCCACGTCCGAGGAGCAGCAGGGAGAACCAGCCTCTAAGAAGCAGAAGACTGAAGG GTCTGAGGCTGAAGTAGAGGAGCTTCCAGGGGCAGACAGCGGTGCAAGGCCAGATTATGATGGCCTGGAAGAGGAAACAGAGcctggag ACTGCCTCCTGCTGGATGAGGGGGGAAGTACAGCTGGCACAGAGGCAGTGGAATTTGTGGAAGAAAGCAGAGCGACCGAG GTGTTGGGCGTGGGGGCGTCCCTCAAGGTCACCATCCAGCAGAGCAGCGAGAGCCGTGCCTTCAGCACGGGGCTGGAGGAGCTGTGTGGGCCCACTGGGGGGGCCGCGGTCAGCCAGAGCGACAGCAAGGACTCTGCCAGAGAGGGGGGCAGCAAGTTCTTCTGCTACATCTGCAACATCACTTGCCACAACCAGCAG AACTTCCAGAGCCACATGAACGGCTTGGCCCACCAGCAGCGCATGATGGAGATCCAGCACATGAGCAATGCCTGCCTGGTCACCCTGCTGCCCCGCGTCCAGGACTCCCTGCAGGGCAGCCGCAAGGAGGG GGAGTGGAAGCCGGCTCTGCAGCGGTGGTGTACAACCTGCCAGAGCCACTTCTCTGGAGACCTCATCGAGCACCGCAGGACCAAGGAGCACAAG CTGTCCAAGCACTCGTCGCGGCCCTTCTGCACGGTCTGCAGACGCCACTTCAGGACCCCCCGCAAGTTTGTGGAGCACATGAAGTCACCAGAACACAAGCAGAGGGTggaggag CTGCGGGAGGATGGTGGACCGGAGGTCCTGGAGGAACTGATTACCGTAGATGCGGTGGGATGCTTTGAAGGAGAGGAGGATTATGAGGAGGAGACcaatgaggaggaggaaggggaaGAGGAGGCCCAAATCCACTCTCAGATAGAG CAGGCAGGGCAGCCGGCCCAGAAGGAGGTCGCTCTGGAAGACATGGCGGACGACGAGCAGTACAACTCGGACACTCAGTACG GCTCCAGCTTCGTCGTCCCAGTGGCTGGCTTCCTCTGCAGGCTTTGTCACAAGTTCTACCATTTTGAGTCCACAGCCCGGCTTTCACACTGCAAGTCCCTCACTCACTTTCAGAACCTGCAG AAGTACAGGGCTTTAAGAAATCAGGAGGACAATGTCACAGAGGATCCAGCAGAGTCAGGAAGCTGCAGAAGCACAACAGAAGACCACGGAGCCCAAGATGAAATCGCACACGATGAGAAGGACAAGGTTAGTGGCGAGATGAGTGATGGCTGCACCACGCCCGCCTCGGATTGCAGCACTCTCGTGAGCCGCATATCCTCAGCTAGTCCTGATGACGCACCTGAAAAGCCAGATGGTTCCAGACAAGGCGCAGTGCTGCATTTGGAGAGCCGGAGCTGCAGTGATGCTGTTTTGCCAAACCCCTCTGTCACCAGACAGGCCTCTGTGAGAACCTGCTCCAAAGAGAAGATACCTGAGCTTGCTATAAATGAGCCAGTAGGGTCTGAGGAGGACAAGTTCACAGCTAGAGCAGAGACTTCCGAGGGAGGGGCCCCTCTCATCACGGGCAACAGAGTAGAGAAAGATCTGGCCCAGGCAGATCCACAGCCAGATGCCACTGGCCAGGATGTGGATGGGGAGGAGAGGTCAGCCGCGGGAGAGCAGGAGGATCAGGTGGGGGAGGCCGGATCTGTGGCTGAAGACAAGCCGGCCGCAGGACGCAAACAGGCAGCTTCGAGGAGGAGGTCAGCCAGGACCTCACGGAGACGCTAA